In one window of Oryzias melastigma strain HK-1 linkage group LG5, ASM292280v2, whole genome shotgun sequence DNA:
- the trib3 gene encoding tribbles homolog 3, whose translation MSVTADTTRSQECLKRMLDEPQDGTSKRKRCLTPPPPSTGHSPWLKPRNHASKSLRNAPPRQVGAYLLLEHSEKDDAYRAVHEDGRQQHTCQVLPLQGHQETLAGYSRIGKHSNVCSLLDVVTRQDGVYAFLPRHHGDMHAYVRNRKHLDEEEARRFFIQMVSAVAHCHGQGVVLRDLKLRRFVFTDKHRTHLALLGLSDCVVLYGDHDDDSLVDRHGCPAYVGPELLCSGHRSYSGRAADVWSLGVSLYTMLVGRYPFQDTQPAALFAKIRRGAYSLPGWLSPQAKCLIGCMLRKEPSERLTASELLMHPWLTEPCTPHPSVHKTFHSRGTTAADTQDSHEQVVPTWTEERQQENPADSLSGVLQAGTHTS comes from the exons ATGAGCGTCACCGCCGACACAACCCGCTCTCAGGAATGCCTGAAGAGGATGCTGGATGAGCCACAGGACGGCACGTCAAAGAGGAAACGCTGTTTGACTCCACCCCCTCCATCCACTGGCCACTCCCCTTGGCTCAAGCCCAGAAACCATGCCTCCAAATCTCTCCGAAATGCACCCCCCCGCCAGGTGGGCGCATACCTCCTCCTAGAGCACAGTGAAAAGGACGACGCCTACAGAGCGGTGCACGAGGACGGACGGCAGCAACACACCTGCCAG GTCCTCCCCCTGCAGGGTCACCAGGAAACGCTGGCGGGCTACAGCCGCATCGGGAAGCACAGCAACGTCTGCAGTCTGTTGGATGTGGTCACACGTCAAGACGGCGTCTACGCCTTCCTGCCCCGTCACCATGGTGACATGCACGCATACGTTCGCAACAGGAAGCACTTGGACGAGGAGGAGGCGCGGCGATTCTTCATCCAGATGGTGAGCGCAGTGGCGCATTGTCACGGGCAGGGCGTGGTCCTGAGAGACCTGAAGCTGCGGCGGTTTGTCTTCACAGACAAACACAG GACTCATCTAGCGCTGCTGGGCCTCAGTGACTGCGTGGTTCTGTATGGTGACCATGACGACGACTCTCTGGTGGACAGACATGGATGCCCCGCCTACGTGGGCCCTGAGCTGCTGTGCAGCGGACACAGGTCCTACTCGGGCCGGGCCGCAGACGTctggagcctgggggtgtccctGTACACCATGCTGGTGGGCCGGTACCCATTTCAGGACACACAACCTGCAGCGCTGTTCGCCAAGATCCGGCGGGGAGCGTACAGTCTGCCCGGCTGGCTGTCGCCACAGGCCAAGTGCCTGATCGGCTGCATGCTGCGGAAGGAGCCCAGCGAGAGGCTGACGGCGTCCGAGCTGCTGATGCATCCGTGGCTGACCGAGCCGTGCACGCCACACCCAAGCGTGCACAAGACCTTTCACAGCCGAGGCACGACGGCGGCCGACACGCAGGACAGCCACGAGCAAGTGGTCCCGACGTGGACGGAGGAGCGCCAGCAGGAGAATCCCGCGGACTCCCTGTCGGGTGTGCTGCAGGCGGGAACGCACACCAGCTGA
- the LOC112140003 gene encoding ATR-interacting protein — protein sequence MNCPPSKRLRGSELDGLTSHDDPFGDEEEFTQDDLDELDIIASQAVTSTAKGPESRPSTAVCASSSSSTRRQDAASEWSRRRGQPGNTLENFGSDRDDTVRLLETQQAELKRKLKEVEEEILLKSGEIRVLRDSLKTAQQEKEAQRQNQILLETQRQNEQSQREKELSRKVQSLQTELQFKEAEINEMKTKLVSSERNKMASPLAVNSLAAVHHGSGSSSSSPVGNGVFTKEGFAVRTSSRMTAVQTPVKARRSDRGACSSRCADTQEPALPDPFLSIKPARLEHRGGVLLGLLLQQPPMLGSFGLSHLLTLNLRDSSQLQDDVQLCSDLRPAVTAGEAGSFTAAGSLAQSLAATGLSLLSRSPAGSRACPGAVLLLPLLDVYLSELVSLRSSCSDSSSDYLSARCLGPSSAGKKRRHEDVSVCSLSLEDAGLTALRILRVLLTHSDEVVQAVLLKENSKTEANHTAAQVALCSQNAVLQSLVRLCESSSHKKQLVDSVMKTLRVLIERTSQEHSGRLERVLQAVCVRVSTSSQVQTLSLCVTVLASLSDHQILARQLSWQHDPCVFLKLFHFIRTRPDGQAAQSDWTLLDLQVVTLLSRLTQGAGTWRADAQSNCQCNTQLVQTVVILLHRQWLDLRCSQESPESTCVRQNTASCLPRRHRVAVSLLRECLLLLHWLLLHHSSFSESCRPLLHMYDQMIPAMRNNLKNILNLSESEEVALEDLCRSEGDDTDDLHANG from the exons ATGAACTGCCCCCCCTCCAAAAGGCTGCGAGGCTCCGAGCTGGACGGGCTAACCTCCCACGATGATCCCTTTGGAGACGAGGAGGAGTTCACCCAGGATGACCTGGATGAACTCGACATCATCGCCTCCCAGGCCGTCACTTCCACTGCCAAAGGGCCCGAGTCCAGACCCAGCACCGCCGTCTGTGCGTCCAGCTCGTCCTCGACCCGCCGACAGGACGCCGCCTCTGAGTGGAGCAGAAGACGAGGACAACCAG GAAACACGCTGGAGAACTTCGGGTCAGACAGGGACGACACTGTCCGACTGCTGGAGACCCAGCAGGCAGAGCTAAAGAGGAAG CTGAAAGAAGTGGAGGAGGAGATCTTACTGAAGAGCGGAGAAATCCGGGTCCTTCGGGACTCTCTGAAGACGGCTCAGCAGGAGAAAGAGGCTCAGAGGCAGAACCAGATCCTGCTGGAGACCCAGAGGCAGAACGAGCAGAGCCAGCGGGAGAAGGAGCTGAGCAGGAAG GTCCAGTCTCTACAGACTGAACTGCAGTTTAAAGAAGCTGAAATCAACGAAATGAAGACAAAGCTTGTTAGTTCAGAGAGGAACAAGATGGCGTCTCCTCTGGCCGTGAACAG CCTTGCTGCAGTGCATCATGGGAGCGGAAGTAGCTCCTCCTCTCCAGTTGGAAACGGCGTCTTCACCAAAGAGGGCTTTGCTGTCCGAACGTCTTCCAGAATGACGGCGGTGCAAACCCCAGTGAAAGCTCGGAGAAGCG ACAGAGGAGCATGCAGCAGCAGGTgtgctgacacgcaggagccggCCCTTCCTGACCCCTTCCTGAGCATCAAACCTGCCCGGCTGGAGCACAGAG GTGGAGTACTGCTTGGGTTGTTGTTGCAACAGCCTCCGATGCTGGGCTCCTTTGGTCTGTCTCACCTGCTGACACTGAACCTAAGAGACTCCAG CCAGCTTCAGGACGACGTCCAGCTCTGCTCTGATCTCCGTCCTGCAGTCACTGCTGGTGAAGCTGGATCCTTCACAGCTGCCGGGTCTCTTGCTCAGAGTTTGGCTGCTACAGGACTGAGCCTGCTGAGCCGCAGTCCAGCGGGCAGCAG GGCATGTCCTGGagctgtcctcctcctccctctgctgGACGTGTACCTGTCGGAGCTCGTGTCGCTGCGCTCCTCCTGCAGCGATAGCAGCTCAGACTATCTTTCTGCGAGATGTTTGGGTCCATCCTCTGCTGGGAAGAAGAGGCGGCATGAGGATGTCAGTGTGTGTAGTTTGAGTCTGGAAGATGCAGGCCTGACCGCTCTGAGGATCCTCCGTGTCCTGCTAACCCACAGTGACGAG GTGGTCCAGGCTGTCTTGCTGAAGGAGAACTCAAAGACAGAG GCCAACCATACTGCTGCACAAGTGGCACTCTGCTCCCAGAATGCCGTGCTGCAGTCACTCGTGCGGCTGTGTGAGAGCAGCTCCCATAAGAAACAGCTGGTTGACAGTGTCATGAAGACGCTGCGTGTCCTCATTGAGAGAACTTCTCAGGAACATTCTGGCCG GCTGGAGCGTGTTCTACAGGcggtgtgtgtgcgcgtgtccACCAGCAGCCAGGTGCAAACGCTTTCTCTCTGTGTGACCGTCCTCGCCTCCTTGTCTGACCACCAGATTCTGGCCAGACAGCTCAGCTGGCAACACG ACCCCTGTGTTTTCCTGAAGTTATTCCACTTCATCAGAACCAGACCAGACGGACAGGCAGCGCAGTCGGACTGGACTCTGCTGGACCTGCAG GTGGTGACTCTGCTGAGCAGACTGACTCAGGGGGCAGGAACCTGGAGGGCAGACGCACAGAGCAACTGTCAGTGCAACACTCAG CTGGTTCAGACGGTTGTGATTCTCCTCCATCGTCAGTGGTTGGATCTTCGATGCTCTCAGGAGTCACCAGAATCGACAT GCGTGAGGCAGAATACTGCTTCCTGTTTGCCGAGGAGGCACAGAGTCGCGGTGTCTCTCCTGCGGGagtgtctgctgctgctgcactggctgctgctgcatcaTAGCAGCTTCTCCGAGAGCTGCCGGCCACTACTGCACATGTATGACCAGATGATCCCCGCCATGCGCAACAACCTGAAGAACATTCTTAATCTGAGCGAGAGTGAAG aaGTGGCCCTGGAGGACCTCTGCCGCTCTGAGGGGGACGACACCGACGATCTTCACGCCAACGGCTGA